TTAGCAAACCTTTCTTCATTTAAAAAATTATTCAAAATCAGTTCGCTTATAATTTCTTCCAGTTCATCGCCACGCATTCCCCATTCTACCAGTTTATACCGCACTTCCTTTTGCGAACGCTCCTGGTAAACACAAAAACTTTCGGCTTTTACCAATGCTTGTTTTTTATCTAATAATACTGCTTCTTGTTTACCGCTTTTCATAATTAATTACTGAAATTCGTAAAAATAAAAGCGATTACCGTATTTTTCTGAATATAATAACATGCAAAATCCAATATACACCATCACCAAAATAGCCGAAATTTTAAATGCCGATGCCAAATTAATTGATGGACAGGTAATTATTCAATATTTGGTGGTTGATAGCCGTTCGGTGCTGGTCCCTGAAAACGCTGTGTTTTTTGCCCTGTCTTCGCACCGCAATGGGCATGAGTTTATTAAAGATGCTTACACAAAGGAAATCAGGAATTTTGTAATTACCGAACCTAAATACATTAACGAATATCCTGATTGCAATTTTTTACTGGTTGATGATACTTTGGTGGCGCTACAAAAGCTTGCCATTGAACACCGGAATAAATTTGACCTGAAAACAATCGGCATTACTGGGAGTAATGGAAAAACAATCGTTAAAGAATGGCTTTACCAGCTTTTGGCTGCCGATTTTAATATTGTTAAAAGCCCGAAAAGTTATAATTCACAAATAGGTGTGCCGCTTTCGGTATGGCAGATTGAGGCCGATCATACGCTCGGCATTTTTGAAGCGGGCATCTCTGCAGTTAATGAGATGCAGCACTTAGCAGAAATTATCCGTCCTG
The nucleotide sequence above comes from Pedobacter riviphilus. Encoded proteins:
- a CDS encoding regulatory protein RecX, whose translation is MKSGKQEAVLLDKKQALVKAESFCVYQERSQKEVRYKLVEWGMRGDELEEIISELILNNFLNEERFAKSYASGKFNIKHWGRVKIKQGLKLKGYPIKFCKRQFIASMMMIIYKPSKN